In Elaeis guineensis isolate ETL-2024a chromosome 1, EG11, whole genome shotgun sequence, a genomic segment contains:
- the LOC105039458 gene encoding myb family transcription factor RLI1, which yields MDIQRINFHHRKDDSLNSSSFELPNPSCGNFSSQQAFNTGFPFQTSLLDCSPRHYAATSSDMSLPSERGSPQPGFVYPNRSAIAPNCVGSTPSAFYAAERLMGFPPLEHHFGTPPMLSKLPGIHLEASTNSPSESYIWVDTGKQSDFGPKSRDALESVAKFPLQENITSGFSDNTKRFPCGDHQEIELQSLLQSNQSNGYSTLDSRHSYSPRGIHDPCVGYNLSNASVGKPSFQSATRKQLAKTSVGLPATPTGTSSGTSVPNKTRIRWTPDLHERFVECVNRLGGAEKATPKGILNLMNSDGLTIYHVKSHLQKYRIAKHMPESSEGKFEKRATVNDMRQLDPKTGMQITEALQLQLDVQRCLHEQLEIQRNLQLRIEAQSRKLKQMFEQQLKANANLTESQNLEDLFPDEQPLSLDDDDNVQILNVEDGSQNTNFPSKIS from the exons ATGGACATCCAAAGGATCAACTTCCATCATCGCAAAGATGATTCATTAAACAGCTCTTCTTTTGAACTCCCAAACCCTTCTTGTGGAAATTTCAGTTCTCAGCAGGCATTCAATACGGGGTTTCCTTTCCAGACCTCATTACTCGATTGTAGTCCTCGACACTACGCTGCCACGTCCTCCGATATGTCCCTTCCCTCCGAGAGAGGCTCACCGCAGCCTGGCTTCGTGTATCCTAATCGTTCTGCTATTGCTCCTAATTGTGTTGGATCAACACCTTCTGCCTTTTATGCTGCTGAACGTTTAATGGGTTTTCCTCCATTGGAGCACCACTTTGGCACCCCTCCAATGCTGTCGAAATTGCCAGGGATTCACTTGGAAGCTTCAACCAATAGTCCTTCAGAATCATATATCTGGGTTGATACAGGGAAGCAGAGTGATTTTGGTCCCAAGTCCAGGGATGCATTAGAATCGGTCGCGAAATTTCCTCTGCAAGAAAATATAACTTCTGGATTTTCTGATAATACAAAAAGATTCCCATGTGGAGATCATCAGGAGATTGAGCTTCAATCATTGCTGCAAAGCAATCAAAGCAATGGGTATTCCACTTTGGACTCAAGGCACTCATATTCACCTCGGGGGATTCATGATCCTTGT GTTGGATATAATCTATCAAATGCTTCGGTGGGAAAACCAAGTTTTCAGTCTGCAACCAGGAAACAACTAGCAAAAACTTCAGTGGGTCTCCCTGCTACTCCTACTGGTACTTCATCTGGAACATCTGTACCCAATAAAACACGGATTAGGTGGACCCCAGATCTCCATGAGCGGTTTGTCGAATGCGTTAATCGCCTTGGAGGCGCAGAGA AGGCAACTCCTAAGGGAATTCTGAATCTGATGAATTCAGATGGATTGACCATATACCATGTCAAGAGCCATCTGCAG AAATACAGGATTGCCAAGCACATGCCAGAGTCTTCCGAAG GCAAATTTGAGAAAAGAGCCACTGTAAATGACATGCGACAGCTTGATCCAAAAAC TGGAATGCAGATCACGGAAGCACTGCAGCTTCAACTTGATGTTCAGAGGTGTCTTCACGAGCAGCTGGAG ATTCAACGAAATTTGCAATTGCGAATTGAAGCACAAAGCCGAAAGCTTAAGCAAATGTTTGAGCAGCAACTCAAAGCAAATGCAAACCTCACTGAGTCTCAAAACTTGGAGGACCTGTTTCCAGATGAGCAGCCATTATCtcttgatgatgatgataatgttCAGATActaaatgttgaagatggatctcAAAATACCAACTTTCCATCAAAAATTAGTTAG
- the LOC105039534 gene encoding glucan endo-1,3-beta-glucosidase 8 has translation MAAATLSFLCFFLLVIGMAFFKGHGVGVNWGKMATHQLPSDMVVRMLIDSGFDKVKLFDADADTLAALAGTDIEVMVAIPNYMLEGLSGDPQAAVDWVDENVTSWNYTGGVNIRYVAVGNEPFLQTYKGIYNELTLPALMNIQKALNDAGLGGRIKATVPFNADIYNSPGSNPIPSAGDFRSDIRDSAIQIIRFLSENDAPFVVNIYPFLSLYDDDHFPMDFAFFEGTNKTIKDGDAVYTNVFDANFDTLVWSLKKAGYPDMPIIVGEVGWPTDGDKNANTEMAKEFNQGLLQHLMSGMGTPARKGSNIDVYLFSLIDEDAKSIAPGNFERHWGIFEYDGKPKYELDLSGHEEDDNLMSAHGVKYLQRRWCILDPDATDLTSLPGSINFACTFSDCTSLGYGSSCNHLDLRGNASYAFNMYYQVRNQKAGDCDFSDLAMITDEDPSDEKCRFPVMIAYSSVAAPERRVLDLLVAILGGLSAFLFL, from the exons ATGGCAGCAGCAACCTTGTCTTTCCTCTGCTTCTTTCTACTAGTAATTGGCATGGCCTTCTTCAAGGGTCATGGCGTCGGTGTGAACTGGGGGAAGATGGCGACTCACCAGCTCCCATCGGACATGGTGGTCAGGATGCTAATCGACAGCGGCTTCGACAAGGTGAAGCTGTTCGACGCGGATGCCGACACGCTCGCGGCCCTCGCGGGGACCGATATCGAGGTGATGGTCGCGATACCAAATTACATGCTTGAGGGTCTGAGCGGCGATCCCCAGGCCGCCGTGGATTGGGTGGATGAGAACGTCACCTCGTGGAATTACACAGGCGGCGTAAACATCAG ATATGTGGCAGTAGGCAATGAGCCCTTCCTCCAGACATACAAAGGCATCTATAATGAGCTCACTTTGCCAGCACTGATGAACATTCAGAAAGCCCTCAATGATGCTGGATTGGGAGGTCGTATCAAAGCCACCGTCCCCTTCAATGCAGATATATACAACTCTCCAGGATCAAATCCCATCCCCTCTGCAGGTGACTTCCGTTCAGACATCCGAGACTCCGCAATCCAAATCATACGATTCCTCTCAGAAAATGATGCGCCCTTTGTTGTCAACATATACCCATTCCTCAGTCTCTATGACGACGATCACTTCCCGATGGACTTTGCTTTCTTTGAAGGCACCAACAAGACCATCAAGGACGGCGACGCAGTATACACCAATGTTTTCGATGCCAACTTCGACACCCTGGTCTGGTCCTTGAAGAAGGCCGGCTACCCTGACATGCCCATCATAGTGGGTGAAGTCGGTTGGCCGACCGATGGAGATAAGAATGCAAACACGGAAATGGCCAAAGAGTTCAACCAAGGATTGCTTCAACATCTGATGAGCGGCATGGGGACCCCAGCAAGGAAGGGAAGCAATATTGATGTCTACTTATTTAGTCTTATTGATGAAGATGCCAAGAGCATAGCACCGGGTAACTTCGAGAGGCACTGGGGAATCTTCGAGTACGACGGGAAGCCAAAGTATGAATTGGACTTATCAGGTCATGAAGAAGATGACAATCTGATGAGTGCTCATGGGGTGAAGTACTTGCAGAGAAGATGGTGCATTCTTGATCCAGACGCTACTGACCTCACCAGCTTGCCAGGAAGCATCAATTTTGCCTGTACTTTCTCAGATTGCACTTCCCTCGGCTATGGATCAAGCTGCAATCATTTGGATCTTCGTGGGAATGCGTCCTATGCTTTCAATATGTACTACCAGGTGAGGAACCAGAAGGCTGGTGACTGTGATTTCTCCGACCTGGCAATGATAACTGATGAGGATCCAAGCGACGAGAAGTGCCGGTTCCCGGTGATGATTGCTTATAGTTCGGTGGCAGCACCAGAAAGAAGAGTGTTGGATCTGTTAGTAGCTATACTCGGAGGGCTTTCAGCATTTCTTTTCTTGTAA